The following coding sequences lie in one Daphnia pulex isolate KAP4 chromosome 1, ASM2113471v1 genomic window:
- the LOC124194087 gene encoding protein 4.1 homolog isoform X3 — protein sequence MPEAANLEDPNVKENVKTKDEKKLKKSATSNGLGSFTRGKLVLARVNMLDGTVTDLSIEKGAKGQELLDRVCEQVDLVEKDYYGLVYLDQDNNRNWLAADKKINKQLKSHPWEFNFEVKFYPPDPSQLQEDITRYQLCLQVRNDILSGKLPCSFVTHALLGSYLVQSELGDYDQTEHGTGSEYVRELRLAPNQTPELEEKVSELHRTHKGQTPEEAELHYLENAKKLAMYGVDLHQARDSEGVDILLGVCASGLLVYKDRLRINRFAWPKILKISYRRNGFYIKIRPGEFEQYESTIGFKLANHRAAKRLWKVCVEHHTFFRLMTPEPPQKIGLFPRLGSKFRYSGRTQYQTRQASALIDRPAPQFERTLSRRQSGSRSVDAGLGNSNVIDRPQREVKRTTMASAPPPPTTKPLMAEGPAEGEWEEDAGMGAAAAERRREKALEREKAKQLEETATHQKKPVGGVAVMPLGADLLSKFRKDKTKEGVAQRPVADQPEVLVKTTSRRIGSDEETSPSALKSGTTATTSPGFTRSYTYDSPEESDMKRRFEPQNLGFRYDGQPVSGTQQPNSPTGSSSSGKKNVGLAFSYVAGEEGKVADASRVLKNTSPRAVNIPSSLEKKEREITTSNTDYVESAYLKGNDASLGSYGEEAIHVGQAGLQKGKPTTAGADSDSEDDLSSLEESVEQHKQPQTEEIMNAELVAREISQKQAFAVMANTSLSGSQAPKIVKTTTKQTIVQNADGLRHNKEEKVEDLTPGGSGAVTVVSSVNKADLPDELSTGNTHNVPHVKATQVTTRTALTKEDKETNSTTSQIEEKTFTATTMTTGHRQEQRVVTQEVRTATILTSAEPTQITARRMSIHSTSSEDSGTAVDVDQEPPIVKTETVKYDSSSFSPAAATKTTSSYPFVPTETRTVGSAGEISHDDEHIKGSAVVTNLIEEHGEIVTTQNITSKTRTVETVTYKKEHDGLVETRVEQKITIQSDGDPIDHDRALAEAIQEATAMNPDMTVEKIEIQQQALTQ from the exons ATGCCTGAAGCAGCTAATTTAGAGGATCCAAATGTAAAGGAGAATGTGAAAActaaagatgagaaaaaattgaaaaaatcagctACATCGAATGGACTTGGTTCATTTACAAGGGGAAAGCTTGTCTTGGCTCGAGTTAATATGCTGGATGGAACAGTAACTGACCTTAGTATTGAG aaagGTGCAAAGGGACAGGAACTTCTTGACCGGGTATGTGAGCAAGTTGATTTGGTAGAAAAAGATTATTATGGCTTGGTGTACCTTGATCAAGACAATAACAGAAACTGGCTTGCAgctgataaaaaaatcaacaagcagctaaaaa gCCACCCATgggaattcaattttgaagtTAAATTTTATCCTCCTGATCCTTCCCAACTTCAAGAAGATATCACTCGTTACCAGTTATGTCTTCAAGTTAGAAATGATATTTTGTCTGGGAA ATTACCATGTTCATTTGTCACACATGCCTTGTTGGGATCTTATCTGGTGCAATCAGAGTTAGGGGACTATGATCAAACTGAGCATGGCACTGGTTCGGAATACGTTCGTGAATTACGTCTAGCTCCCAATCAGACACCTGAGCTTGAGGAGAAGGTCAGCGAGCTTCATCGAACGCACAAGGGGCAGACACCTGAAGAAGCTGAACTACATTACTTAGAAAATGCCAAGAAATTGGCTATGTACGGAGTAGATCTACATCAAGCACGAGATTCTGAAGGAGTCGATATTCTTTTGGGTGTTTGTGCCTCTGGATTACTTGTCTACAAAGACAG GCTTCGCATCAATCGATTTGCTTGGCctaaaattctgaaaatatCTTACCGTCGAAATGGATTCTATATTAAGATTCGCCCTGGCGAATTTGAACAGTATGAATCGACCATTGGTTTTAAATTAGCAAATCATCGTGCAGCTAAAAGGCTATGGAAAGTCTGCGTAGAGCATCATACCTTTTTCAG ACTAATGACTCCTGAACCTCCACAAAAAATTGGACTCTTTCCTCGTTTGGGGTCCAAGTTCCGTTACTCTGGTAGGACTCAATATCAAACGCGACAAGCTTCAGCGTTGATTGATCGCCCTGCACCACAGTTTGAACGTACTCTGAGTAGACGTCAATCCGGTTCTAGAAGTGTTGATG CTGGATTGGGGAACAGCAATGTGATTGATCGTCCTCAGCGAGAAGTTAAAAGAACAACAATGGCTTCAGCACCACCCCCGCCCACCACAAAA CCCCTAATGGCTGAAGGACCAGCTGAAGGTGAATGGGAGGAAGATGCCGGTATGGGTGCGGCTGCAGCTGAACGTCGAAGGGAGAAAGCTTTGGAACGCGAAAAGGCCAAGCAATTGGAGGAAACAGCGACACaccaaaag aaACCTGTCGGTGGTGTAGCAGTGATGCCTCTCGGTGCAGACCTGTTGTCGAAGTTTCgcaaagacaaaacaaaagaaggagtTGCACAACGACCAGTTGCAGAT CAGCCAGAAGTGTTGGTCAAAACCACCAGTCGCAGGATCGGCAGTGATGAAGAAACGAGTCCTTCTGCTTTAAAAAGCGGGACGACGGCTACTACATCTCCTGGTTTCACTCGCTCCTACACATATGATTCCCCAGAAGAATCTGATATGAAACGCCGTTTCGAACCACAAAACCTTGGATTTCGATACGATGGCCAACCCGTAAGCGGGACACAACAACCTAATAGCCCTACTG GAAGTAGCAgttcgggaaagaaaaatgttggattAGCTTTCAGCTACGTTGCCGGCGAAGAAGGAAAAGTGGCTGATGCCAGCCGGGTATTGAAAAATACATCTCCGAGAGCCGTCAATATTCCAAGTTCtttggagaaaaaggagagggaAATAACAACGAGTAACACCGATTATGTTGAATCGGCGTACTTGAAAGGCAATGATGCTAGTTTGGGATCTTATG GGGAAGAAGCAATTCACGTGGGCCAAGCTGGCCTACAGAAGGGAAAGCCAACCACTGCAGGTGCTGATTCCGACAGTGAAGACGATCTTTCTAGTTTAGAAGAATCGGTTGAACAACATAAGCAGCCACAAACAGAAGAAATTATGAATGCGGAATTAGTTGCGAGA GAAATAAGCCAAAAACAAGCGTTCGCCGTTATGGCTAACACTTCATTGTCTGGTAGCCAAGCACCTAAAATCGTTAAAACAACTACTAAACAAACTATTGTCCAAAATGCTGATGGATTGCGCCataacaaagaagaaaaggtcgAGGATTTGACTCCAGGCGGTTCGGGAGCGGTCACAGTTGTATCTTCAGTTAATAAa GCTGATTTACCTGACGAGCTCAGTAccggaaacacacacaacgttCCACATGTTAAAGCAACTCAGGTTACGACACGGACAGCATTGACTAAAGAAGACAAAGAGACCAATTCGACCACTTCccaaatagaagaaaagacCTTTACTGCTACTACAATGACAACAGGCCATCGACAAGAGCAGCGCGTCGTCACACAAGAAGTAAGGACGGCCACCATTCTCACCAGCGCTGAGCCAACTCAG ATAACAGCACGTCGTATGAGTATTCATAGCACAAGCTCGGAAGATTCTGGCACGGCAGTTGATGTTGATCAG GAACCTCCGATTGTGAAAACCGAAACAGTGAAATACGAttcttcctccttctcccCAGCGGCTGCTACAAAGACAACCTCGTCTTACCCTTTCGTGCCAACAGAAACTCGCACTGTGGGTAGTGCTGGCGAAATTAGCCACGACGATGAACATATCAAAGGTTCAGCGGTTGTCACAAATTTAATTGAAGAGCATGGAGAGATTGTAACCACACAAAACATAACTTCGAAAACCCGTACTGTAGAAACAGTCACA TACAAAAAAGAACACGATGGTTTGGTAGAAACTCGTGtggaacaaaaaattacaattcaaaGTGACGGAGATCCGATTGATCATGACCGAGCACTGGCAGAAGCTATTCag GAGGCAACTGCTATGAATCCTGATATGACAGTTGAGAAGATCGAAATTCAACAGCAAGCTCTAACGCAGTAG
- the LOC124194087 gene encoding protein 4.1 homolog isoform X4 — MPEAANLEDPNVKENVKTKDEKKLKKSATSNGLGSFTRGKLVLARVNMLDGTVTDLSIEKGAKGQELLDRVCEQVDLVEKDYYGLVYLDQDNNRNWLAADKKINKQLKSHPWEFNFEVKFYPPDPSQLQEDITRYQLCLQVRNDILSGKLPCSFVTHALLGSYLVQSELGDYDQTEHGTGSEYVRELRLAPNQTPELEEKVSELHRTHKGQTPEEAELHYLENAKKLAMYGVDLHQARDSEGVDILLGVCASGLLVYKDRLRINRFAWPKILKISYRRNGFYIKIRPGEFEQYESTIGFKLANHRAAKRLWKVCVEHHTFFRLMTPEPPQKIGLFPRLGSKFRYSGRTQYQTRQASALIDRPAPQFERTLSRRQSGSRSVDAGLGNSNVIDRPQREVKRTTMASAPPPPTTKPLMAEGPAEGEWEEDAGMGAAAAERRREKALEREKAKQLEETATHQKKPVGGVAVMPLGADLLSKFRKDKTKEGVAQRPVADQPEVLVKTTSRRIGSDEETSPSALKSGTTATTSPGFTRSYTYDSPEESDMKRRFEPQNLGFRYDGQPVSGTQQPNSPTGSSSSGKKNVGLAFSYVAGEEGKVADASRVLKNTSPRAVNIPSSLEKKEREITTSNTDYVESAYLKGNDASLGSYGEEAIHVGQAGLQKGKPTTAGADSDSEDDLSSLEESVEQHKQPQTEEIMNAELVAREISQKQAFAVMANTSLSGSQAPKIVKTTTKQTIVQNADGLRHNKEEKVEDLTPGGSGAVTVVSSVNKADLPDELSTGNTHNVPHVKATQVTTRTALTKEDKETNSTTSQIEEKTFTATTMTTGHRQEQRVVTQEVRTATILTSAEPTQEPPIVKTETVKYDSSSFSPAAATKTTSSYPFVPTETRTVGSAGEISHDDEHIKGSAVVTNLIEEHGEIVTTQNITSKTRTVETVTYKKEHDGLVETRVEQKITIQSDGDPIDHDRALAEAIQEATAMNPDMTVEKIEIQQQALTQ; from the exons ATGCCTGAAGCAGCTAATTTAGAGGATCCAAATGTAAAGGAGAATGTGAAAActaaagatgagaaaaaattgaaaaaatcagctACATCGAATGGACTTGGTTCATTTACAAGGGGAAAGCTTGTCTTGGCTCGAGTTAATATGCTGGATGGAACAGTAACTGACCTTAGTATTGAG aaagGTGCAAAGGGACAGGAACTTCTTGACCGGGTATGTGAGCAAGTTGATTTGGTAGAAAAAGATTATTATGGCTTGGTGTACCTTGATCAAGACAATAACAGAAACTGGCTTGCAgctgataaaaaaatcaacaagcagctaaaaa gCCACCCATgggaattcaattttgaagtTAAATTTTATCCTCCTGATCCTTCCCAACTTCAAGAAGATATCACTCGTTACCAGTTATGTCTTCAAGTTAGAAATGATATTTTGTCTGGGAA ATTACCATGTTCATTTGTCACACATGCCTTGTTGGGATCTTATCTGGTGCAATCAGAGTTAGGGGACTATGATCAAACTGAGCATGGCACTGGTTCGGAATACGTTCGTGAATTACGTCTAGCTCCCAATCAGACACCTGAGCTTGAGGAGAAGGTCAGCGAGCTTCATCGAACGCACAAGGGGCAGACACCTGAAGAAGCTGAACTACATTACTTAGAAAATGCCAAGAAATTGGCTATGTACGGAGTAGATCTACATCAAGCACGAGATTCTGAAGGAGTCGATATTCTTTTGGGTGTTTGTGCCTCTGGATTACTTGTCTACAAAGACAG GCTTCGCATCAATCGATTTGCTTGGCctaaaattctgaaaatatCTTACCGTCGAAATGGATTCTATATTAAGATTCGCCCTGGCGAATTTGAACAGTATGAATCGACCATTGGTTTTAAATTAGCAAATCATCGTGCAGCTAAAAGGCTATGGAAAGTCTGCGTAGAGCATCATACCTTTTTCAG ACTAATGACTCCTGAACCTCCACAAAAAATTGGACTCTTTCCTCGTTTGGGGTCCAAGTTCCGTTACTCTGGTAGGACTCAATATCAAACGCGACAAGCTTCAGCGTTGATTGATCGCCCTGCACCACAGTTTGAACGTACTCTGAGTAGACGTCAATCCGGTTCTAGAAGTGTTGATG CTGGATTGGGGAACAGCAATGTGATTGATCGTCCTCAGCGAGAAGTTAAAAGAACAACAATGGCTTCAGCACCACCCCCGCCCACCACAAAA CCCCTAATGGCTGAAGGACCAGCTGAAGGTGAATGGGAGGAAGATGCCGGTATGGGTGCGGCTGCAGCTGAACGTCGAAGGGAGAAAGCTTTGGAACGCGAAAAGGCCAAGCAATTGGAGGAAACAGCGACACaccaaaag aaACCTGTCGGTGGTGTAGCAGTGATGCCTCTCGGTGCAGACCTGTTGTCGAAGTTTCgcaaagacaaaacaaaagaaggagtTGCACAACGACCAGTTGCAGAT CAGCCAGAAGTGTTGGTCAAAACCACCAGTCGCAGGATCGGCAGTGATGAAGAAACGAGTCCTTCTGCTTTAAAAAGCGGGACGACGGCTACTACATCTCCTGGTTTCACTCGCTCCTACACATATGATTCCCCAGAAGAATCTGATATGAAACGCCGTTTCGAACCACAAAACCTTGGATTTCGATACGATGGCCAACCCGTAAGCGGGACACAACAACCTAATAGCCCTACTG GAAGTAGCAgttcgggaaagaaaaatgttggattAGCTTTCAGCTACGTTGCCGGCGAAGAAGGAAAAGTGGCTGATGCCAGCCGGGTATTGAAAAATACATCTCCGAGAGCCGTCAATATTCCAAGTTCtttggagaaaaaggagagggaAATAACAACGAGTAACACCGATTATGTTGAATCGGCGTACTTGAAAGGCAATGATGCTAGTTTGGGATCTTATG GGGAAGAAGCAATTCACGTGGGCCAAGCTGGCCTACAGAAGGGAAAGCCAACCACTGCAGGTGCTGATTCCGACAGTGAAGACGATCTTTCTAGTTTAGAAGAATCGGTTGAACAACATAAGCAGCCACAAACAGAAGAAATTATGAATGCGGAATTAGTTGCGAGA GAAATAAGCCAAAAACAAGCGTTCGCCGTTATGGCTAACACTTCATTGTCTGGTAGCCAAGCACCTAAAATCGTTAAAACAACTACTAAACAAACTATTGTCCAAAATGCTGATGGATTGCGCCataacaaagaagaaaaggtcgAGGATTTGACTCCAGGCGGTTCGGGAGCGGTCACAGTTGTATCTTCAGTTAATAAa GCTGATTTACCTGACGAGCTCAGTAccggaaacacacacaacgttCCACATGTTAAAGCAACTCAGGTTACGACACGGACAGCATTGACTAAAGAAGACAAAGAGACCAATTCGACCACTTCccaaatagaagaaaagacCTTTACTGCTACTACAATGACAACAGGCCATCGACAAGAGCAGCGCGTCGTCACACAAGAAGTAAGGACGGCCACCATTCTCACCAGCGCTGAGCCAACTCAG GAACCTCCGATTGTGAAAACCGAAACAGTGAAATACGAttcttcctccttctcccCAGCGGCTGCTACAAAGACAACCTCGTCTTACCCTTTCGTGCCAACAGAAACTCGCACTGTGGGTAGTGCTGGCGAAATTAGCCACGACGATGAACATATCAAAGGTTCAGCGGTTGTCACAAATTTAATTGAAGAGCATGGAGAGATTGTAACCACACAAAACATAACTTCGAAAACCCGTACTGTAGAAACAGTCACA TACAAAAAAGAACACGATGGTTTGGTAGAAACTCGTGtggaacaaaaaattacaattcaaaGTGACGGAGATCCGATTGATCATGACCGAGCACTGGCAGAAGCTATTCag GAGGCAACTGCTATGAATCCTGATATGACAGTTGAGAAGATCGAAATTCAACAGCAAGCTCTAACGCAGTAG
- the LOC124194087 gene encoding protein 4.1 homolog isoform X1 gives MPEAANLEDPNVKENVKTKDEKKLKKSATSNGLGSFTRGKLVLARVNMLDGTVTDLSIEKGAKGQELLDRVCEQVDLVEKDYYGLVYLDQDNNRNWLAADKKINKQLKSHPWEFNFEVKFYPPDPSQLQEDITRYQLCLQVRNDILSGKLPCSFVTHALLGSYLVQSELGDYDQTEHGTGSEYVRELRLAPNQTPELEEKVSELHRTHKGQTPEEAELHYLENAKKLAMYGVDLHQARDSEGVDILLGVCASGLLVYKDRLRINRFAWPKILKISYRRNGFYIKIRPGEFEQYESTIGFKLANHRAAKRLWKVCVEHHTFFRLMTPEPPQKIGLFPRLGSKFRYSGRTQYQTRQASALIDRPAPQFERTLSRRQSGSRSVDAGLGNSNVIDRPQREVKRTTMASAPPPPTTKPLMAEGPAEGEWEEDAGMGAAAAERRREKALEREKAKQLEETATHQKSFSSGYAESTSIPSTSIHQLMEQEQLTQRHPISSSDAPFNNVIGSNLTPYEYPNQSVDVLYSPVNANSLDISQAFLQGNNRLLVGPQKAFETSNTPAAHAFTHETHTDETSADYSSIAKFNSASSPEPNRLVDELVVFSETHLFEEMNRKTESIQVERQRSVVEPIYFSTKYRSETSQQLSDSRRSFAAGILGENHTTNPPLPVQTRPVSQIPAPSKYFYSTPSYTLLKENSSFKNVQNLPTSSGLTSSNEEKPVGGVAVMPLGADLLSKFRKDKTKEGVAQRPVADQPEVLVKTTSRRIGSDEETSPSALKSGTTATTSPGFTRSYTYDSPEESDMKRRFEPQNLGFRYDGQPVSGTQQPNSPTGSSSSGKKNVGLAFSYVAGEEGKVADASRVLKNTSPRAVNIPSSLEKKEREITTSNTDYVESAYLKGNDASLGSYGEEAIHVGQAGLQKGKPTTAGADSDSEDDLSSLEESVEQHKQPQTEEIMNAELVAREISQKQAFAVMANTSLSGSQAPKIVKTTTKQTIVQNADGLRHNKEEKVEDLTPGGSGAVTVVSSVNKADLPDELSTGNTHNVPHVKATQVTTRTALTKEDKETNSTTSQIEEKTFTATTMTTGHRQEQRVVTQEVRTATILTSAEPTQITARRMSIHSTSSEDSGTAVDVDQEPPIVKTETVKYDSSSFSPAAATKTTSSYPFVPTETRTVGSAGEISHDDEHIKGSAVVTNLIEEHGEIVTTQNITSKTRTVETVTYKKEHDGLVETRVEQKITIQSDGDPIDHDRALAEAIQEATAMNPDMTVEKIEIQQQALTQ, from the exons ATGCCTGAAGCAGCTAATTTAGAGGATCCAAATGTAAAGGAGAATGTGAAAActaaagatgagaaaaaattgaaaaaatcagctACATCGAATGGACTTGGTTCATTTACAAGGGGAAAGCTTGTCTTGGCTCGAGTTAATATGCTGGATGGAACAGTAACTGACCTTAGTATTGAG aaagGTGCAAAGGGACAGGAACTTCTTGACCGGGTATGTGAGCAAGTTGATTTGGTAGAAAAAGATTATTATGGCTTGGTGTACCTTGATCAAGACAATAACAGAAACTGGCTTGCAgctgataaaaaaatcaacaagcagctaaaaa gCCACCCATgggaattcaattttgaagtTAAATTTTATCCTCCTGATCCTTCCCAACTTCAAGAAGATATCACTCGTTACCAGTTATGTCTTCAAGTTAGAAATGATATTTTGTCTGGGAA ATTACCATGTTCATTTGTCACACATGCCTTGTTGGGATCTTATCTGGTGCAATCAGAGTTAGGGGACTATGATCAAACTGAGCATGGCACTGGTTCGGAATACGTTCGTGAATTACGTCTAGCTCCCAATCAGACACCTGAGCTTGAGGAGAAGGTCAGCGAGCTTCATCGAACGCACAAGGGGCAGACACCTGAAGAAGCTGAACTACATTACTTAGAAAATGCCAAGAAATTGGCTATGTACGGAGTAGATCTACATCAAGCACGAGATTCTGAAGGAGTCGATATTCTTTTGGGTGTTTGTGCCTCTGGATTACTTGTCTACAAAGACAG GCTTCGCATCAATCGATTTGCTTGGCctaaaattctgaaaatatCTTACCGTCGAAATGGATTCTATATTAAGATTCGCCCTGGCGAATTTGAACAGTATGAATCGACCATTGGTTTTAAATTAGCAAATCATCGTGCAGCTAAAAGGCTATGGAAAGTCTGCGTAGAGCATCATACCTTTTTCAG ACTAATGACTCCTGAACCTCCACAAAAAATTGGACTCTTTCCTCGTTTGGGGTCCAAGTTCCGTTACTCTGGTAGGACTCAATATCAAACGCGACAAGCTTCAGCGTTGATTGATCGCCCTGCACCACAGTTTGAACGTACTCTGAGTAGACGTCAATCCGGTTCTAGAAGTGTTGATG CTGGATTGGGGAACAGCAATGTGATTGATCGTCCTCAGCGAGAAGTTAAAAGAACAACAATGGCTTCAGCACCACCCCCGCCCACCACAAAA CCCCTAATGGCTGAAGGACCAGCTGAAGGTGAATGGGAGGAAGATGCCGGTATGGGTGCGGCTGCAGCTGAACGTCGAAGGGAGAAAGCTTTGGAACGCGAAAAGGCCAAGCAATTGGAGGAAACAGCGACACaccaaaag TCATTTAGTTCTGGATATGCTGAATCCACGAGTATCCCATCTACCAGCATTCACCAGTTGATGGAACAGGAACAGTTGACTCAACGTCATCCAATTTCTTCCTCTGACGCACCGTTTAATAACGTGATAGGCAGCAACCTCACTCCATACGAGTATCCTAACCAATCAGTGGATGTTTTATATTCGCCTGTTAATGCAAATTCACTGGATATTTCTCAAGCGTTTTTGCAAG GAAATAATCGGCTTCTAGTTGGCCCCCAAAAAGCATTCGAGACATCGAACACACCAGCTGCTCACGCTTTTACCCATGAGACACATACCGATGAAACCTCCGCTGACTATTCAAGCATTGCGAAATTCAACTCTGCAAGTAGTCCAGAGCCAAACCGCCTAGTGGATGAACTAGTCGTTTTCTCTGAAACGCACCTATTTGAAGAGATGAATCGAAAAACGGAATCAATTCAGGTTGAACGCCAGCGCTCGGTTGTTGAGccgatttatttttccacaaaATATAGAAGCGAAACCAGCCAACAATTAAGCGACTCCAGACGCTCTTTTGCTGCTGGAATTCTTGGTGAGAACCATACAACGAATCCTCCTTTACCAGTTCAAACAAGACCCGTGAGTCAAATCCCTGCTCcttcgaaatatttttactCAACGCCGTCATACACTTTActcaaagaaaattcaagttttaaaaacgTACAGAACCTCCCGACATCATCGGGTCTGACTAGCTCAAATGAAGAG aaACCTGTCGGTGGTGTAGCAGTGATGCCTCTCGGTGCAGACCTGTTGTCGAAGTTTCgcaaagacaaaacaaaagaaggagtTGCACAACGACCAGTTGCAGAT CAGCCAGAAGTGTTGGTCAAAACCACCAGTCGCAGGATCGGCAGTGATGAAGAAACGAGTCCTTCTGCTTTAAAAAGCGGGACGACGGCTACTACATCTCCTGGTTTCACTCGCTCCTACACATATGATTCCCCAGAAGAATCTGATATGAAACGCCGTTTCGAACCACAAAACCTTGGATTTCGATACGATGGCCAACCCGTAAGCGGGACACAACAACCTAATAGCCCTACTG GAAGTAGCAgttcgggaaagaaaaatgttggattAGCTTTCAGCTACGTTGCCGGCGAAGAAGGAAAAGTGGCTGATGCCAGCCGGGTATTGAAAAATACATCTCCGAGAGCCGTCAATATTCCAAGTTCtttggagaaaaaggagagggaAATAACAACGAGTAACACCGATTATGTTGAATCGGCGTACTTGAAAGGCAATGATGCTAGTTTGGGATCTTATG GGGAAGAAGCAATTCACGTGGGCCAAGCTGGCCTACAGAAGGGAAAGCCAACCACTGCAGGTGCTGATTCCGACAGTGAAGACGATCTTTCTAGTTTAGAAGAATCGGTTGAACAACATAAGCAGCCACAAACAGAAGAAATTATGAATGCGGAATTAGTTGCGAGA GAAATAAGCCAAAAACAAGCGTTCGCCGTTATGGCTAACACTTCATTGTCTGGTAGCCAAGCACCTAAAATCGTTAAAACAACTACTAAACAAACTATTGTCCAAAATGCTGATGGATTGCGCCataacaaagaagaaaaggtcgAGGATTTGACTCCAGGCGGTTCGGGAGCGGTCACAGTTGTATCTTCAGTTAATAAa GCTGATTTACCTGACGAGCTCAGTAccggaaacacacacaacgttCCACATGTTAAAGCAACTCAGGTTACGACACGGACAGCATTGACTAAAGAAGACAAAGAGACCAATTCGACCACTTCccaaatagaagaaaagacCTTTACTGCTACTACAATGACAACAGGCCATCGACAAGAGCAGCGCGTCGTCACACAAGAAGTAAGGACGGCCACCATTCTCACCAGCGCTGAGCCAACTCAG ATAACAGCACGTCGTATGAGTATTCATAGCACAAGCTCGGAAGATTCTGGCACGGCAGTTGATGTTGATCAG GAACCTCCGATTGTGAAAACCGAAACAGTGAAATACGAttcttcctccttctcccCAGCGGCTGCTACAAAGACAACCTCGTCTTACCCTTTCGTGCCAACAGAAACTCGCACTGTGGGTAGTGCTGGCGAAATTAGCCACGACGATGAACATATCAAAGGTTCAGCGGTTGTCACAAATTTAATTGAAGAGCATGGAGAGATTGTAACCACACAAAACATAACTTCGAAAACCCGTACTGTAGAAACAGTCACA TACAAAAAAGAACACGATGGTTTGGTAGAAACTCGTGtggaacaaaaaattacaattcaaaGTGACGGAGATCCGATTGATCATGACCGAGCACTGGCAGAAGCTATTCag GAGGCAACTGCTATGAATCCTGATATGACAGTTGAGAAGATCGAAATTCAACAGCAAGCTCTAACGCAGTAG